One Rosa chinensis cultivar Old Blush chromosome 5, RchiOBHm-V2, whole genome shotgun sequence genomic region harbors:
- the LOC112168111 gene encoding F-box/kelch-repeat protein At3g06240, whose amino-acid sequence MSMSKIQEESFDLHEDVIVKILCRLPVKSLIRFTCVSKRWRSIIISDPQFGKSHLQVASQQGTLCRKVLISIYPTIKTIPGQIPYPFEDDMPWLPSRFQSLEGYSSVNNLTFPSEEKSQRVMASCNGLVLLGESYNKSSFKNLSVWNPSTGFFRKIPSPSFGCEMTKSTEKKKDPSFLYLYYGFGQVSATDDYKLVFVKTALGDFDDVHVFSLRANVWKVVISPLSLAGWNDGRGTLSNGAIHWVNYTRDGKIDPTMVAFDLAEEKFRQVPFPVFDQSEDGMDVRFLKGQVLLGGCLGIWSRDILDRSEIWVMREYGVPESWVKLSQFSRDDLPDGFTSCRWEPSFVTEGGTVMIKRLDKKELVWIECRQEENPLCSAQYRIEEFQEFPGVIFDAIVYDETLVSLPE is encoded by the coding sequence ATGTCAATGTCAAAGATACAAGAGGAGAGCTTTGATCTCCATGAAGATGTTATAGTGAAGATTCTTTGCCGGTTGCCAGTCAAGTCCTTGATCCGGTTCACTTGTGTGTCGAAACGGTGGCGTTCTATTATCATTTCTGATCCTCAGTTTGGCAAGTCTCACCTTCAAGTAGCATCACAGCAGGGAACTCTCTGTCGAAAAGTCCTCATCTCCATCTACCCTACAATTAAAACCATTCCGGGTCAAATTCCCTATCCTTTTGAAGATGACATGCCTTGGTTACCCTCTCGATTTCAATCCTTAGAAGGTTATTCTTCAGTCAATAATCTCACCTTCCCATCGGAGGAGAAGAGCCAGCGAGTAATGGCCTCGTGCAATGGCCTTGTACTTCTAGGTGAATCCTATAATAAAAGTTCTTTTAAGAACTTGTCTGTCTGGAATCCATCAACTGGATTTTTTCGCAAAATACCGAGTCCAAGTTTTGGGTGTGAGATGACAAAATCAACAGAGAAGAAAAAGGACCCAagctttttatatttatattatggttttgGTCAAGTGTCAGCCACTGACGACTACAAGCTTGTTTTCGTAAAAACTGCCCTCGgtgattttgatgatgttcatgTCTTCTCACTCAGAGCCAACGTTTGGAAAGTTGTTATATCTCCCTTGTCATTGGCCGGCTGGAATGACGGACGGGGGACTCTTTCAAATGGAGCGATTCATTGGGTCAACTATACAAGAGATGGGAAAATAGACCCAACTATGGTTGCTTTTGATTTAGCAGAGGAGAAGTTCCGGCAAGTGCCATTTCCAGTTTTCGACCAAAGTGAAGATGGCATGGATGTGAGATTTCTAAAAGGTCAGGTTCTTTTAGGAGGATGCCTTGGCATATGGTCTCGGGATATTTTAGACCGTAGTGAAATTTGGGTGATGAGAGAGTATGGTGTGCCTGAATCTTGGGTTAAACTCAGTCAATTTAGTCGAGATGATTTACCAGATGGGTTCACTTCATGCAGGTGGGAACCTAGTTTCGTTACAGAAGGCGGTACAGTTATGATCAAACGGCTTGACAAGAAGGAGTTGGTCTGGATTGAATGCCGTCAAGAAGAGAATCCTCTCTGCAGTGCCCAATATAGAATTGAGGAGTTTCAGGAGTTTCCTGGGGTGATATTTGACGCGATTGTATATGATGAAACTTTAGTTTCACTACCTGAATGA